The following proteins are encoded in a genomic region of Cyclonatronum proteinivorum:
- a CDS encoding serine hydrolase produces the protein MRFQSWLRVNYCAFLVTVLVSFAGLPAAAQQFDEDIKQTIQDYLKAHQANGTFSGEVKLKLHDQTATWRTGYRYFSRLQPFQEGDLFRIGSLTKPVVASWFGRRFQDGTLNPGSFISAWFPEQDQWEDITLSHLLAHTSGIRNYTALPDFPETLHLPASIDEIIQRFADLPLESEPGSTFSYSNSGYILLSKIMALETGLPFMDAIDAFIAEELEIENMMYERPDSAIDRLVTGYTDLSTFEESRFIHMSLPLGAGGLMATGSAMIDFTERMYDEAFLSEHWRRTLLDPQSGNYAHGFATGPVLSRPSIGHAGGINGFASNWLHFPVDSLTVVILSNYEAANVGPIMRDIVSIVFGRSFDMPVVREPIRLQDEELERFSGRFEINPGFSIQIRNSESRLFAQGTGQPEVELFPESPTKFFLRQLDVQIEFIYNAETGIADRLKLYQSGMVLEGRRVP, from the coding sequence ATGCGTTTTCAATCATGGCTTAGAGTAAACTACTGCGCCTTTTTGGTGACAGTTTTGGTGTCATTCGCGGGTTTGCCTGCCGCGGCGCAGCAGTTTGACGAAGACATTAAGCAGACCATTCAGGACTATCTGAAGGCCCATCAGGCCAACGGTACTTTTTCCGGGGAAGTAAAGCTTAAGCTGCACGATCAGACGGCGACATGGCGGACAGGCTACCGTTATTTTTCCCGCCTGCAGCCCTTTCAGGAAGGCGACCTTTTCCGAATCGGATCGCTCACCAAACCTGTCGTAGCAAGCTGGTTCGGACGACGGTTTCAGGATGGAACCCTAAACCCGGGCAGCTTCATTTCAGCGTGGTTTCCGGAGCAAGATCAGTGGGAAGACATCACCCTTTCCCACCTTCTGGCCCATACCTCCGGCATTCGCAACTACACTGCGCTGCCTGATTTCCCCGAAACCCTGCACCTGCCCGCCTCCATCGATGAAATTATACAGCGCTTTGCTGACCTGCCCCTTGAGTCGGAGCCCGGCAGCACGTTTAGCTATTCGAATTCCGGATACATCCTACTATCCAAAATCATGGCGCTGGAAACTGGTCTCCCGTTCATGGACGCCATCGACGCCTTTATTGCGGAAGAGCTGGAGATTGAAAACATGATGTATGAGCGCCCCGACTCAGCAATTGACCGGCTTGTTACCGGTTACACCGATCTCAGCACGTTTGAAGAGAGCCGCTTCATCCACATGTCGCTGCCGCTCGGTGCCGGGGGGCTGATGGCTACCGGATCGGCTATGATTGACTTTACGGAGCGCATGTATGATGAAGCTTTTCTGAGTGAGCACTGGCGACGGACACTTCTTGACCCGCAGAGCGGCAACTATGCGCACGGCTTTGCAACCGGACCGGTGCTTAGCCGGCCAAGTATCGGACACGCGGGCGGTATCAACGGTTTTGCGTCTAATTGGCTGCATTTTCCGGTTGACAGCCTGACTGTCGTCATTCTTTCGAATTATGAAGCCGCGAATGTCGGGCCCATTATGCGGGATATTGTTTCCATTGTGTTTGGCAGGTCTTTCGATATGCCTGTTGTGCGCGAGCCCATCCGCCTTCAGGATGAAGAATTGGAGCGCTTCAGCGGAAGATTTGAGATCAATCCGGGTTTTTCAATTCAGATCCGCAACAGCGAAAGCCGGCTGTTTGCACAGGGCACCGGTCAGCCTGAAGTAGAACTTTTTCCTGAATCACCAACGAAGTTCTTTCTGCGACAGCTCGATGTTCAGATTGAGTTTATCTACAATGCGGAAACCGGCATAGCGGACCGGCTTAAACTGTATCAGAGCGGGATGGTACTCGAAGGGAGAAGGGTGCCCTAA
- a CDS encoding acyl-CoA thioesterase translates to MRDMIYPFEIELDVRDYELDAQGIVNNANYQHYFEHARHELLRKISLSFVGLHEAGFDWVVHRVEIDYKKPLRSGERFRVKVAAEQKGVRFIFHQKIERVSDGAVTTTGKISSVFMQNGRPVRPPQLVIDAYKTLYPG, encoded by the coding sequence ATGCGAGATATGATTTATCCTTTTGAAATTGAGTTAGATGTGCGCGACTATGAACTCGACGCACAGGGGATTGTAAACAATGCTAATTATCAGCACTACTTTGAGCATGCACGTCATGAGCTGTTGCGGAAAATCAGCCTTAGCTTTGTTGGCCTGCATGAAGCCGGATTTGATTGGGTCGTTCACCGCGTTGAAATTGACTACAAAAAGCCGCTCCGGTCAGGCGAGCGTTTTCGGGTGAAGGTCGCAGCCGAGCAAAAAGGGGTGCGATTCATTTTCCATCAGAAGATTGAACGGGTCAGTGACGGCGCCGTCACAACGACCGGGAAAATTTCATCCGTTTTCATGCAGAACGGGCGCCCGGTTCGTCCTCCGCAGCTTGTGATTGACGCCTACAAAACGCTTTATCCTGGTTAA
- a CDS encoding TonB-dependent receptor domain-containing protein — protein sequence MTFFVTPILLFCQTSTIHASAAAHGIHSQESDQPYQAVVRCAETGHVLGSAHILVQDVPGMHTVSRADGSFELRLSLQGSEQVLQISHLGFHPLSLRFTHISELPAEILLTPKRVNMSPVSVVAHHTVGRPKNGLDITQASFTPIDSGAFLREADNVSGVRRGGFGIDPVVRGNSGSRLNIRVDGLASSAAACPNRMDPPTSHIRLSDIERIEIHHGPHALRFGPSFGGTVDFIRHKPEVSPQFQVQGDVRLALESNTGNRVTDARLHLGNARYDLMLSGGFSATDDYTGGDGLKVPASFESSDFGAELFFRPATGHQLQAGFSQSYVRNADFPALPMDMAMDDTFKLKGGYAWNPQDVPGLRSLRADAYYSYVDHEMNNHNRESFNMRDAVALAETKTWGVQGEAIGMYRSLRWNANASYTNQQIDGTRFVDFKAGPNAGNSMTYNLWQDAIIQNSGLYAGADYFLDAWTISTAIRLDYNTAEARNLAPRFAGTDTSSEHFNLSLSAGISRELSTNTGISLYAGRGVRSPDVTERFINFLAVGRNAFEFAGNPNLKPESTHQLDLVFRTRTNDDALNLQLNGFTALMQNYIAGVRNEELQPMVASAPGVLEFQNRDDVFTAGFEATAEYRLPSVASARLSASYTYAEFTDDGSAVAEIPPFESRLVLTGLFSGRFIPEANIRRVLTQNRFDAGFGEEKTDGFWLADISVRTRVLQNLSLNAGVRNLFDEAYSEHLNRNIRPDINEGTMKLPEPGRRVFVEVSWRF from the coding sequence GTGACATTTTTTGTCACCCCAATCTTACTGTTTTGTCAGACTTCAACCATTCATGCCAGCGCAGCTGCGCACGGTATCCATAGTCAGGAAAGCGATCAGCCTTATCAGGCTGTGGTTCGCTGTGCCGAAACCGGGCATGTTCTGGGCAGCGCCCACATTCTGGTTCAGGATGTGCCCGGCATGCACACCGTAAGCCGCGCGGACGGAAGTTTTGAGCTCCGTCTCAGCCTACAAGGTTCTGAACAGGTGCTGCAGATTTCGCACCTGGGTTTTCACCCGCTCAGCCTTCGATTCACGCATATCAGTGAACTGCCCGCTGAAATTTTATTGACGCCCAAGCGCGTAAACATGAGTCCGGTTTCCGTAGTAGCGCACCACACGGTCGGCAGGCCCAAAAACGGCCTCGATATTACGCAAGCGAGTTTCACACCGATCGACTCCGGCGCTTTTTTGCGCGAAGCCGACAATGTTTCCGGTGTACGCAGGGGCGGATTCGGTATCGATCCCGTCGTGCGCGGAAACAGCGGCAGCCGGCTCAATATCCGCGTTGATGGCCTTGCTTCAAGCGCTGCAGCCTGCCCGAACCGCATGGATCCCCCCACCTCCCACATTCGGTTGAGCGACATTGAGCGAATCGAAATTCACCACGGTCCGCATGCGCTGCGTTTTGGCCCGTCTTTTGGCGGAACGGTTGATTTCATCCGGCACAAGCCTGAAGTGAGTCCACAGTTTCAGGTTCAGGGGGATGTTCGCCTTGCGCTTGAGAGCAATACCGGCAACCGCGTAACGGATGCGCGCCTGCACCTCGGCAACGCCCGCTACGACCTCATGCTTAGCGGCGGCTTTTCCGCAACAGACGACTACACCGGCGGCGACGGCCTGAAAGTGCCGGCCTCATTTGAGAGCAGCGATTTTGGCGCCGAATTGTTTTTCCGGCCTGCAACAGGCCATCAGCTGCAGGCGGGATTCTCACAGTCCTATGTGCGAAACGCCGATTTCCCGGCCCTGCCGATGGATATGGCCATGGATGACACCTTTAAACTAAAAGGCGGTTACGCATGGAATCCACAGGACGTGCCCGGGCTGCGGAGCCTTCGCGCGGATGCTTACTACAGCTATGTTGATCACGAAATGAACAACCACAATCGTGAATCCTTCAACATGCGTGACGCTGTTGCTCTTGCCGAAACCAAAACATGGGGCGTGCAGGGGGAAGCTATCGGGATGTACCGCAGCCTGCGCTGGAACGCTAACGCCTCCTACACCAATCAGCAAATTGATGGCACCCGCTTCGTAGATTTCAAGGCCGGTCCCAATGCCGGTAACAGCATGACCTACAATTTGTGGCAGGATGCCATCATCCAAAACAGCGGCCTTTATGCGGGCGCGGATTATTTTTTGGATGCCTGGACGATCTCAACGGCCATCCGGCTGGATTACAATACTGCGGAAGCCCGAAATCTTGCCCCGCGGTTTGCCGGTACGGATACTTCGAGCGAGCACTTCAACCTGAGTCTAAGTGCCGGAATCAGCCGGGAGTTGAGCACCAACACGGGGATCAGCCTGTACGCAGGACGGGGCGTTCGGTCGCCGGATGTTACCGAGCGCTTCATCAACTTTCTGGCCGTTGGACGCAACGCGTTCGAGTTTGCCGGAAATCCAAATCTGAAACCGGAATCGACCCATCAGCTTGATCTCGTTTTCCGTACCCGCACAAACGACGATGCACTTAACCTGCAGCTGAATGGCTTCACCGCGCTCATGCAAAATTATATAGCCGGGGTACGCAACGAAGAGCTGCAGCCGATGGTGGCAAGCGCACCGGGCGTACTTGAGTTTCAGAACCGGGACGATGTCTTTACGGCGGGCTTCGAAGCTACTGCCGAATACCGATTGCCTTCTGTGGCTTCTGCACGTCTGAGTGCGTCCTACACCTATGCGGAATTCACGGATGATGGCAGCGCCGTTGCCGAGATTCCGCCCTTTGAAAGCCGCCTTGTGCTGACCGGACTTTTCAGCGGACGCTTCATACCCGAAGCAAACATCCGCAGGGTACTGACTCAGAATCGGTTTGATGCCGGTTTCGGTGAAGAAAAAACGGATGGGTTCTGGCTCGCAGATATCAGTGTGCGAACCCGCGTGCTGCAGAATCTCAGCCTGAATGCAGGCGTGCGCAACCTGTTTGACGAAGCCTATTCCGAACACCTGAACCGCAACATACGTCCGGATATAAACGAAGGCACCATGAAGCTGCCCGAGCCGGGCCGACGGGTATTCGTTGAAGTCAGCTGGCGGTTTTAA
- a CDS encoding DUF2207 domain-containing protein yields the protein MMRNVLITGFHPVRTLFLMAGMLVLLMFFWENSLNAASQNQDSFERLEIEALVLTDGTLQITETRRYQINPFRPFFIADISHGNSSVNDLEVVLNGSVLAAFPEMPEFATNPAAEEPGPGFVLSEGPETTTISVFGRFGETELQLRYRLQNLVQDADGFAFFDHVFAHAAPVNMAEAQQRPNVRRLQTGFTLDFEEAPEEIPFARFLTASAGEPLVLQVLDEDGLRIRLHPMEISPIRPLHLQLLFSKGAVFGLPPEAAASDVTQESLDENYLMWSSRIQDERQRQETAAGKLVFWRPVGWILFFLCLYTFVARRIRKRRAKKEAESLDFNQPLTMADLRNLPVGVMKTLYSATVLQPRNRVLRLTGLALTDLARAGHLRMEISIPSNFLKDRAITSALGTSALRKMLPFEIKQLIENSTILIQPLEANENSTLRPWHKLLSAYINSRCKGKQLPLKELFPTRTGLANLKKSGSSNEERAKELRAGLKKLKAALRESYFEDLTAGLSHFKEDRNAVYIGLIAVLVAVYLMILGSFMGLFLIVFAAPTLLFAVLNRYDYTAEGLRFSRLIRSHINRLMKTNSPDQDTGKAEDLLADFMVLNWPRNYKELHSTPYHPLYQNVNTPKDAGLTALENIYFLNPEADQEADKLVHFTHFILQEVCHRSLMHYPDFVATNPGSLGKFISGFNRQKEGS from the coding sequence ATGATGCGTAATGTGCTTATCACCGGTTTTCATCCCGTCAGAACCTTGTTTCTTATGGCAGGGATGCTGGTGCTTTTGATGTTCTTTTGGGAAAATAGTTTAAATGCTGCGTCCCAAAATCAGGATTCCTTTGAACGGCTGGAAATTGAGGCCTTGGTGCTGACGGATGGCACGCTGCAAATCACAGAAACGCGGCGGTATCAAATCAATCCCTTCCGGCCTTTTTTTATAGCTGATATTTCTCACGGTAACTCGTCCGTGAATGATTTGGAGGTTGTCCTGAATGGGTCTGTTTTGGCCGCTTTTCCGGAAATGCCAGAATTTGCCACAAACCCGGCAGCGGAAGAGCCCGGTCCGGGATTTGTACTGTCAGAAGGCCCCGAAACAACCACGATTTCCGTTTTCGGACGCTTTGGGGAAACGGAACTACAGCTGCGCTACCGACTTCAAAACTTGGTGCAAGATGCGGACGGGTTTGCATTCTTTGACCATGTTTTCGCACATGCTGCGCCGGTAAATATGGCTGAAGCGCAACAACGACCCAATGTCCGCAGGCTTCAAACCGGCTTCACGCTCGATTTCGAAGAGGCGCCGGAAGAAATACCGTTCGCAAGGTTCCTTACCGCAAGTGCGGGAGAACCACTGGTACTGCAGGTTTTGGATGAAGACGGTTTGCGAATCCGCCTTCATCCTATGGAGATCAGCCCGATTCGTCCGCTGCATTTGCAGCTTCTGTTTAGCAAGGGCGCTGTTTTTGGACTCCCGCCCGAAGCGGCAGCTTCTGATGTGACGCAGGAAAGCCTCGATGAAAATTACCTGATGTGGTCTTCCCGCATACAAGACGAGCGGCAGCGTCAGGAGACGGCCGCAGGTAAACTCGTCTTCTGGCGCCCGGTAGGCTGGATATTGTTTTTCCTTTGCTTATACACTTTTGTCGCACGCCGTATCCGCAAGCGCAGGGCCAAGAAAGAAGCGGAATCTCTCGATTTCAACCAGCCCCTGACCATGGCTGATTTGCGCAATCTTCCGGTTGGGGTCATGAAGACGCTCTACAGCGCAACGGTACTACAGCCCCGCAACCGTGTCCTGCGGCTCACCGGACTCGCCCTCACAGACCTTGCCCGCGCCGGACATCTGCGGATGGAAATTAGTATTCCTTCCAACTTTCTGAAAGACAGGGCCATTACTTCAGCATTGGGGACAAGCGCGTTGCGTAAAATGCTGCCGTTCGAAATCAAACAGCTTATTGAGAACAGCACCATCCTTATTCAGCCACTTGAAGCAAACGAGAACAGCACGCTGCGGCCCTGGCACAAGCTATTATCTGCATACATAAACAGCCGCTGCAAGGGAAAACAGTTACCTCTAAAGGAGCTGTTTCCAACAAGGACCGGACTCGCAAATCTCAAAAAATCAGGCAGCTCAAATGAAGAGAGAGCCAAAGAACTGCGGGCGGGCCTGAAAAAGCTAAAGGCGGCTCTCCGGGAAAGCTATTTTGAAGACCTGACAGCCGGACTGTCACACTTTAAGGAAGACCGAAACGCCGTTTACATTGGCCTAATAGCTGTACTTGTTGCGGTTTACCTGATGATTCTGGGTTCTTTTATGGGTCTTTTTCTCATTGTATTTGCTGCGCCCACGCTGTTGTTCGCAGTATTAAACCGATACGATTACACAGCAGAAGGACTGCGCTTCAGCCGGCTCATCAGGTCACACATTAATCGTTTGATGAAAACCAACAGTCCCGATCAGGATACAGGCAAGGCGGAAGATCTGCTTGCCGATTTCATGGTGCTTAACTGGCCCCGAAATTACAAAGAGTTGCACAGCACGCCTTACCACCCGTTGTATCAAAACGTGAACACTCCAAAAGACGCAGGACTTACTGCCCTGGAAAACATTTACTTTTTAAATCCTGAAGCTGATCAGGAAGCGGACAAGCTGGTACATTTCACCCATTTCATCCTGCAGGAAGTCTGTCACCGCAGCCTAATGCACTACCCGGATTTTGTAGCCACCAATCCCGGCAGTTTGGGTAAATTTATTTCCGGTTTCAACAGACAAAAAGAAGGCAGCTGA
- a CDS encoding efflux RND transporter permease subunit, which yields MNTGLAGKIAQAFIDSKLTLLLMIAFLAIGAYGVWLTPSEEEPQIDVPMADIFVGYPGASPEEVENTIAIPLEKVLSNISGIEYIYSTSMPEMAVVSARFYVGEDVERSLVRLYNEMMRFMDTKPERVTMPLVKSRSINDVPIVTLTLYSRDGSKDDYLLRQLAQQLTNELTSIPDVSQIRLHGGRTRAVEITLDPARMAAFSVDPLRIAQTLQAANSEFRSGSFSRNDTEFLVQTGSFLETAEDVAGLVLGVHQGEPVFLRDVARVTDGPGQAVNYASYSHGPAAAERYESQAGISYPAVTISIAKRQGADANTIANQILEMNRQLSGSLLTDDVEVIVTRNYGVTATEKVNTLLIHLIVAVLAVTFVVFLAMGWRGGLVVFISVPITFALTLFFYYMYDYTLNRITLFALVFVTGIVVDNSIIVAENMHRHFKIKKLPFRQAAIYAINEVGNPTILATFTVIAAVIPMAFVSGLMGPYMSPIAIGATVAMIFSLIVSLIVTPWLGYRLLKEPEPKAGSKAKKPYKLEETVVFKVYAATMRPLLSKAWLRWSFLLGTTAILFATLMLFYVRWVEVKMLPFDNKNEIQLIIDMPEGTTLERTHAVAQEVALRLLEVPEVYDYQVYAGTNAPINFNGLVRSYDMRQMPNVADIQVNLVDKSERSDQSHDIAKRIRPMVQEVGLRHGANVKVVEVPPGPPVLSTLVAEVYGPDLETQRATARDIMDIFERTPGIVDVDWMVEAAQTEYRFSVMRDKAQLSGIAPMQITESLGLVLGEHPVSYLYQPRHADPIPMVLRLDDASRSGLGSIAGLHVQSQTGAMLPVADLVEVHEQELGRSIHRKNQRRVVYVVAEVAGEIESPVYAILDAGAEIDALQAAGSPVTQQFAGQPFNSENVTVKWDGEWQITLEVFRDLGIAFAVVLIIIYILIVGWFQDFGVPIIMMIAIPLSLIGILLGHWFTGAFFTATSMIGLIALAGIMVRNSVLLIDFIQISLKDGNNLHDAVIEAGAVRTMPILLTAGTVVIGAIVILFDPIFQGLAISLMGGALASTALTLITVPLIYYMVKK from the coding sequence ATGAATACTGGTTTAGCAGGAAAAATAGCGCAGGCCTTCATCGACTCCAAGCTTACGCTGCTGCTGATGATTGCCTTCCTTGCCATTGGCGCCTACGGCGTTTGGCTTACCCCAAGTGAGGAAGAACCGCAGATTGATGTGCCCATGGCCGATATTTTTGTCGGATACCCGGGCGCCTCGCCCGAAGAAGTGGAGAACACCATTGCCATCCCCCTTGAAAAAGTGCTCTCGAACATTTCCGGTATCGAGTACATTTACTCCACATCCATGCCTGAAATGGCAGTTGTTTCCGCCCGCTTTTATGTTGGGGAAGATGTGGAACGCAGTCTGGTGCGGCTCTACAATGAAATGATGCGCTTCATGGATACCAAGCCTGAGCGTGTAACCATGCCGCTGGTGAAATCCCGCTCCATCAACGATGTGCCGATTGTAACCCTCACCCTCTACAGCCGCGACGGCAGTAAGGATGACTACCTGCTGCGTCAGCTCGCGCAACAGCTCACCAATGAGCTCACAAGCATTCCCGATGTGTCGCAGATACGCCTTCACGGCGGGCGCACCCGCGCGGTGGAAATTACCCTCGATCCTGCCCGGATGGCGGCATTCAGCGTTGATCCGCTGCGCATTGCCCAAACGCTTCAGGCGGCCAACAGTGAGTTTCGCAGCGGCAGCTTCAGCCGGAATGATACGGAGTTTCTGGTACAGACAGGCAGTTTCCTGGAGACGGCAGAAGATGTGGCCGGACTCGTACTGGGCGTGCATCAGGGCGAGCCGGTCTTTCTGCGGGATGTCGCCCGCGTAACCGATGGACCGGGTCAGGCAGTAAATTATGCGAGCTACAGTCATGGACCTGCCGCAGCGGAGCGCTACGAATCGCAGGCGGGCATAAGCTACCCGGCCGTCACGATTTCCATTGCCAAGCGGCAGGGCGCGGATGCCAACACCATCGCCAATCAGATTCTGGAAATGAACCGTCAGCTCAGCGGCAGTCTGTTGACCGATGATGTCGAAGTTATTGTAACCCGCAACTACGGTGTAACAGCTACTGAAAAGGTCAACACCCTGCTCATTCACCTGATTGTCGCGGTGCTTGCAGTTACGTTTGTTGTATTTCTGGCCATGGGCTGGCGCGGCGGACTTGTGGTGTTTATTTCGGTGCCCATCACCTTCGCCCTCACCCTGTTTTTCTACTACATGTACGACTACACCCTGAACCGCATCACCCTGTTTGCGCTGGTGTTTGTGACCGGTATTGTGGTTGATAACTCAATTATTGTGGCGGAGAACATGCACCGTCACTTTAAGATTAAAAAACTGCCGTTCCGGCAGGCGGCAATCTACGCGATTAACGAAGTAGGAAATCCGACCATTCTGGCGACCTTCACCGTAATTGCTGCGGTTATTCCGATGGCCTTCGTTTCAGGTCTTATGGGACCCTACATGAGTCCCATCGCTATCGGGGCAACGGTTGCCATGATTTTCTCCCTGATCGTATCCCTGATTGTGACCCCCTGGTTGGGTTATCGCCTGCTTAAGGAGCCTGAACCCAAAGCGGGCAGTAAAGCTAAAAAGCCGTATAAGCTGGAAGAAACGGTGGTTTTCAAAGTATATGCAGCGACCATGCGTCCGCTGCTGAGCAAAGCCTGGCTTCGGTGGAGTTTTCTTTTGGGAACGACGGCTATTTTGTTTGCGACGCTGATGCTTTTTTATGTACGCTGGGTGGAAGTGAAAATGCTGCCTTTCGACAATAAGAATGAAATTCAGCTCATCATCGATATGCCGGAAGGCACTACGCTGGAGCGTACGCATGCCGTAGCGCAGGAAGTCGCCCTGCGCCTGCTTGAGGTACCGGAAGTGTACGACTATCAGGTGTATGCCGGAACAAATGCGCCCATTAACTTCAATGGCCTGGTGCGCAGCTACGACATGCGGCAGATGCCGAACGTAGCCGATATTCAGGTTAATCTCGTTGATAAAAGCGAGCGCTCTGATCAAAGCCATGATATTGCCAAGCGGATTCGTCCGATGGTGCAGGAAGTCGGCTTACGACACGGTGCCAATGTGAAAGTAGTGGAAGTGCCTCCGGGGCCGCCGGTGCTTTCAACCCTTGTGGCTGAAGTGTACGGACCGGATCTCGAAACACAGCGGGCTACAGCACGGGATATCATGGATATTTTTGAGCGCACCCCCGGTATTGTGGATGTGGACTGGATGGTGGAAGCGGCCCAAACCGAATACCGCTTTTCGGTCATGCGCGACAAAGCACAGCTAAGCGGGATTGCCCCCATGCAAATAACCGAAAGCCTGGGTCTGGTACTTGGTGAGCACCCGGTTTCTTACCTGTATCAGCCGCGGCATGCCGATCCCATCCCGATGGTGCTGCGCCTCGACGATGCTTCCCGTTCGGGACTTGGCAGCATTGCTGGTCTGCACGTCCAATCACAAACCGGGGCCATGCTGCCCGTTGCAGATCTTGTGGAAGTACACGAGCAGGAGCTTGGGCGCAGCATTCACCGCAAAAATCAGCGGCGGGTAGTGTACGTAGTGGCAGAAGTTGCCGGAGAAATTGAAAGTCCGGTTTATGCCATTCTCGATGCCGGAGCCGAAATTGACGCTCTTCAGGCCGCAGGAAGCCCGGTTACGCAGCAATTTGCGGGTCAGCCGTTCAACAGCGAAAACGTAACCGTAAAATGGGACGGCGAGTGGCAGATAACCCTCGAAGTTTTCCGCGATCTCGGCATTGCATTCGCGGTCGTGCTCATCATCATTTACATTCTGATTGTGGGCTGGTTCCAGGATTTCGGCGTTCCCATCATTATGATGATCGCCATCCCGCTGTCCCTGATCGGTATCCTGCTGGGACACTGGTTTACCGGAGCCTTCTTCACCGCAACCTCCATGATCGGCCTCATTGCCCTTGCGGGTATCATGGTCAGAAACTCGGTGCTGCTTATCGACTTCATCCAAATCAGCCTGAAAGACGGCAACAACCTGCACGATGCGGTCATTGAAGCCGGTGCTGTGCGCACCATGCCGATCCTGCTTACGGCCGGAACCGTTGTGATTGGCGCCATCGTCATCCTTTTCGATCCGATTTTCCAGGGTCTCGCCATCTCCCTGATGGGCGGTGCACTTGCTTCTACCGCGCTCACGCTCATCACGGTGCCACTGATCTACTACATGGTCAAAAAATAA
- a CDS encoding efflux RND transporter periplasmic adaptor subunit, giving the protein MHFIHTNKSFLLISALIMAGLILQACGASPETTPQETPLAVQTELAGTEVSIVTHSFPASAISAQEARLSTIVMGTITMLDVNEGDRVSRGQVIARINDNQIRAQLMQIQAAKMQAAAGYELAAAAFRRITNLYEQESATRHELDEATAGYNMAKAQLEMLEASEQEVQEMLAYTVIRAPFEGVVSRKFMRAGDLAAPGQPVVTLSSPGLLKIRAHLPENLIRELTAGETIRYSVPAAGIEMDSVPLTRVNSSGDQMSRQFSAEAVLPDAHESGIRPGMFATLHLSISDEPAIFVPQSALVHRGQLTGLYAVTESGQAVLRWVRTGRAHEGRVEIVSGLRSGERYISVLDTPVRQGQRVSL; this is encoded by the coding sequence ATGCATTTTATCCATACCAATAAGTCTTTTCTTTTGATTTCAGCCCTGATAATGGCCGGGCTGATTCTTCAGGCCTGTGGCGCATCACCCGAAACCACCCCGCAGGAAACGCCGCTTGCCGTACAGACCGAGCTCGCCGGTACCGAAGTTTCCATCGTAACCCACAGCTTTCCTGCCTCTGCAATCAGTGCGCAGGAAGCCCGCCTCAGCACAATCGTAATGGGCACGATTACCATGCTTGATGTTAATGAAGGCGACCGGGTTAGCCGCGGACAGGTGATTGCACGTATCAACGACAATCAGATCAGGGCGCAGCTCATGCAGATTCAGGCGGCCAAAATGCAGGCTGCCGCCGGATATGAGCTTGCCGCTGCCGCTTTTCGCCGAATCACCAATCTCTACGAGCAGGAAAGCGCAACCCGGCACGAACTTGATGAAGCGACCGCCGGCTACAACATGGCCAAAGCACAGCTTGAAATGCTGGAAGCTTCCGAACAGGAAGTACAGGAAATGCTGGCCTATACAGTCATCCGTGCGCCCTTTGAGGGCGTTGTTTCCCGCAAATTTATGCGTGCCGGAGACCTCGCCGCACCGGGACAGCCCGTTGTTACCCTATCAAGTCCCGGTTTGCTGAAAATCCGGGCCCATCTGCCGGAAAATCTCATCCGTGAGTTAACTGCGGGTGAAACCATCCGGTACAGCGTGCCGGCTGCCGGCATTGAAATGGATTCCGTTCCCCTTACCCGTGTCAACAGTAGCGGCGATCAGATGTCAAGGCAGTTTTCAGCGGAAGCTGTCCTGCCTGACGCTCATGAAAGCGGCATCCGGCCCGGTATGTTTGCAACGCTTCATCTGAGCATTTCCGACGAGCCGGCTATTTTTGTGCCGCAGTCTGCGCTTGTGCACCGCGGACAGCTCACCGGACTTTACGCCGTAACCGAATCGGGTCAGGCGGTATTGCGCTGGGTGCGAACGGGGCGTGCGCATGAAGGACGGGTTGAAATCGTATCGGGTCTGCGATCCGGAGAACGCTACATCTCCGTGCTTGATACGCCTGTGAGACAAGGTCAGCGTGTGAGCCTGTAA